In Sulfitobacter sp. OXR-159, one DNA window encodes the following:
- a CDS encoding alpha-hydroxy acid oxidase: MPVITSIDDLKRIYKRRVPQMFYDYAESGSWTEQTFRENCSDFDQIRLRQRVAVDMSGRSTATQMIGEDVAMPVALAPVGLTGMQCADGEIKAARAAEAFGVPFTLSTMSINSIEDVAEATTKPFWFQLYTMRDQDYVSRLIQRAKDAKCSALVITLDLQILGQRHKDLKNGLSAPPKLTVKTLANLATKWGWGREMLGAKRRHFGNIVGHVHGVTDNADLGAWTAEQFDPSLDWDKIAKIKEQWGGKVILKGILDAEDARMALKVGADAIIVSNHGGRQLDGALSSIRMLPEILDAVGDQIEVHLDGGIRSGQDVLKAMAMGAKGTYIGRAFIYGLGAMGQPGVTRTLEVIHRELDLTMALCGETQIANLGRHNLLIPRNFGGDWQEWPRDPGKC; this comes from the coding sequence CCGTGTCCCGCAGATGTTTTACGACTATGCGGAATCCGGGAGCTGGACAGAACAGACATTTCGCGAGAATTGCAGTGATTTCGACCAAATCCGCCTGCGCCAGCGCGTGGCGGTGGATATGTCGGGCCGCAGTACGGCAACGCAGATGATCGGTGAAGATGTCGCCATGCCCGTGGCGCTCGCCCCCGTGGGTCTGACGGGCATGCAATGCGCGGATGGGGAGATTAAAGCCGCCCGCGCGGCAGAGGCCTTTGGCGTGCCCTTCACCCTGTCGACCATGTCGATCAACTCAATCGAAGATGTGGCCGAGGCGACGACAAAACCGTTTTGGTTTCAACTCTATACCATGCGCGATCAGGACTATGTCAGCCGCCTGATCCAACGGGCCAAAGACGCGAAATGCTCCGCGCTCGTCATCACGCTGGACCTGCAAATCCTCGGGCAGCGGCATAAAGACCTGAAAAATGGTCTCTCCGCCCCGCCCAAACTGACGGTGAAAACCCTTGCCAACCTTGCCACCAAATGGGGCTGGGGCCGCGAGATGCTGGGCGCCAAGCGGCGGCATTTCGGCAATATCGTCGGCCATGTGCATGGGGTGACCGACAATGCCGACCTTGGCGCATGGACGGCAGAACAGTTCGACCCCTCGCTTGATTGGGACAAGATCGCGAAGATCAAAGAGCAATGGGGCGGCAAGGTGATCCTCAAAGGCATCTTGGATGCCGAAGACGCGCGGATGGCGCTCAAAGTCGGGGCAGATGCGATCATCGTCTCCAACCACGGCGGGCGACAGTTGGATGGGGCGCTGAGTTCGATCCGTATGCTGCCCGAGATCCTCGACGCCGTGGGCGACCAGATCGAAGTGCATCTCGACGGCGGCATCCGGTCGGGCCAGGACGTGCTCAAAGCCATGGCGATGGGCGCCAAAGGCACCTATATTGGCCGCGCCTTTATCTATGGGCTGGGCGCGATGGGGCAACCGGGCGTGACCCGGACGCTTGAGGTGATCCACCGCGAGTTGGACCTGACCATGGCGCTTTGCGGGGAAACCCAAATCGCCAACCTCGGGCGGCACAATCTGCTGATCCCGCGCAATTTCGGCGGCGACTGGCAGGAATGGCCGCGCGATCCGGGCAAATGCTGA
- a CDS encoding 50S ribosomal protein L25/general stress protein Ctc — translation MAGEIPDLEAQVRAGTGKGAARQARRDGMVPGIVFGGDKEPLPINIPFNKLLTRLRQGRFKATLFNLKVEGHDDVRVICRDVQRHVVKDLPTHIDLMRLKRTTKINLFINVEVKGEEECPGLKKGGVLTLVRPEVELVVTAADIPEYVTVDITGLEIGDSATISRVDLPEGAKPTIDRDFVVATISAPAGLAASDDDEDETAADEVPTTEMGPPDGEE, via the coding sequence ATGGCCGGAGAGATTCCTGATCTTGAAGCCCAGGTACGCGCGGGGACAGGCAAGGGCGCCGCTCGCCAAGCACGTCGTGACGGCATGGTTCCTGGTATTGTATTTGGTGGCGACAAAGAGCCGCTGCCGATCAACATCCCATTCAACAAGCTGCTGACCCGTCTGCGTCAGGGCCGCTTTAAGGCGACTCTGTTCAACCTCAAGGTTGAAGGCCACGACGACGTTCGTGTGATCTGCCGCGACGTTCAGCGCCACGTTGTCAAAGACCTGCCCACGCACATCGACCTGATGCGCCTTAAGCGGACCACCAAGATCAACCTGTTCATCAACGTCGAAGTCAAAGGCGAAGAAGAATGCCCCGGCCTGAAAAAGGGTGGCGTGCTCACTCTGGTCCGTCCGGAAGTTGAACTGGTTGTGACGGCTGCGGACATCCCTGAGTACGTGACCGTGGACATCACTGGCCTCGAAATCGGCGACAGCGCGACCATCAGCCGTGTCGACCTGCCCGAAGGTGCCAAGCCCACAATCGACCGTGACTTCGTTGTGGCCACGATTTCGGCTCCTGCTGGCCTTGCCGCGTCGGATGACGACGAAGACGAGACTGCAGCGGACGAAGTACCGAC